A window from Leguminivora glycinivorella isolate SPB_JAAS2020 chromosome 16, LegGlyc_1.1, whole genome shotgun sequence encodes these proteins:
- the LOC125234358 gene encoding uncharacterized protein LOC125234358: MRCFLILLFTLLFHYGNACNRAQLESGFEEVRLSFIDIEADVAALLKTMEFHAKTEKKVDECMRKLNQNRNRLRKLASKTCKVKKLSQLSLKRNRYPVLY, translated from the exons ATGCGTtgctttttaatattattatttactctGCTTTTTCATTATGGAAATG CTTGTAATAGAG CTCAGCTAGAATCAGGTTTCGAAGAGGTTCGCCTATCCTTCATCGACATAGAAGCGGACGTTGCCGCACTCCTAAAAACCATGGAGTTCCACGCAAAGACCGAAAAGAAGGTTGACGAGTGCATGAGGAAACTCAACCAGAACCGAAACCGACTGAGGAAGTTGGCTTCGAAGACGTGTAAAGTGAAAAAACTTAGCCAGTTGAGTTTGAAAAGGAACCGATACCCGGTGCTGTATTAG